DNA from Desmodus rotundus isolate HL8 chromosome X, HLdesRot8A.1, whole genome shotgun sequence:
TAAggcattatactgagtgaaataatctggtcagaaaaagaaaagcactgtATGACTCCACTTACACAAGGCACCTAGAGTAATGAAATGCACAGAAACACAAAGTAGAAAGGTGGTTTCCGGGGAGAGGGTATAAAGAGTTGTTTATCGTGTGCAGTATTAGTTTTACAAAATGAAGAGAGCTCTGGGGGTTGATTGCACAGTATGCATGTACTTAACACTTCTGAACTGTAACACTTctgaaaaatggttaagatagcaaattttatctttaagtatattttaccacaatttaaaaacaagcccACTGACCAGTATCCGTACTTGATTCGTGTGACGACTGTATGAAAATGTTTCCCTTGGTGTGCAGAAGGTATTGTCCTCCCCCAACCCTGAGCACAGGTGGCTTTTTTGGCTtcaaagggggaggagaaggctCGGGGGAGAGACAGAAGTGCCTAGAAATGAGCCCGAACCTCTTGGAGACGTGGGGGGCCGCTTGGAGCACGCCACTTACCTTGTGATCAAGTCCGGGTACTGAGTGTCCTTGAAAATGCTTTCCAGCTCCAGCCGTTGGTCTGGCCTGAACTTCACGCGGCGGATTCGTGGCCGCAGGTTCTCCTGCGCCGGAGCCGTGGGAGCCGCCACGTGGGCCGCCTCAGCCAGCTGCTGCCCAGGCTCCTGGCCGCCATCTCCGCGCTCTTGGTTCTCGTCCACATCGTGGTTCCCATGGGCGTCGTGGTCCGTGCCGCCTTCGTGGCTGACGTTGCCTTTCTGGTCGTTGTCACCTTCGTGGTCGCCCTCGTGGTCGATGTCGCCTTTGCAGTCGATGTCATCCGTGAGGACCGGATCTCCTTCCTCAACGTGGCCTTCTTCTTCGGCTTCTGGTGCTTCACCTTGCACAGATTCAGAACTTATTTCCACTTCGTAGGAAATGTCCCATAGGCTGTACAAGCCGGGGTCGTAGTAGCTGACCACGGGCGGAGGATCCATAGCTACAGAACTGCCGAAGTCGAGCGCCTCCCCGAAACGTGCTGGCTGGGAACGGAGGCTGATCCTCTTTTTGGCGCCTGGTGCGGGTTAAGACCCGTCTGAGGTAAGTTCAGTGCCTATGTGCTCCGCTTTAGATGATTACTATtggctttctctccctccccactcctcccacactccaccccccgccccctgaccccccccccccccgccagtcGTGGTGGGTGGGAGTTGCTTAGGCGGGAAAGCAGCTGGGGTGTGGCCATAAGATAGGGGCACTacgtgggggggcgggggcggggagtggggggaagggtgcTGGGAGTGGGCATGGGTGTGTGGAATCGGGGTTCTAATTTAAAGCTCCATTTACTACTCCCCACTTTAGCAGTGTGTCTGCCCTGAAGGAAGGGGCCGTGCTAAACTGAGCAAGCTGATTTGGGGGGCAAGGGCCGACagtggagggaaggtggggggtgcGAGATCTCACATAACCACGGGAGCTCTTGTGGAAAAGATTGGATATTGTGTCATGGTCCAACCTTTGATCCCCTGCAGGCCACGGGCTAGTGATTAAGTGCGAGTGGTTAACTATGAGGGTTTCTCGCTCTGAGTTTCTGCAAGGACCCTGAGGGCAGGACAGGCTGTGCTTCCCTGGGGCTGGACCTTGGCTCTGCGTCTGCACAGTATTCTGGGTCAGATGCGCTCTGCAAGAAACTCAATGCACCCCTTGAGAAAGTTCAAGGACCCCAGAGTTTTAGTCAGGCATCTGTGTCAGCGTGCAAGTGTAGAACCCAGCCCAGTGCTTAATGCGCCCAAGAACGCTTGCATTTTGCAGGCTCCGGACGCCACAGTGGAGTGTGTGTGCgtcctcttcttcctgcctctccaAAGTCTCTGGTTGCAGGTCTTCCGTGCAAGCTCAGGGTTCCCTGGCCTGGACTCCCGCTGGGATGTCAGGTGAATTTCCACCTGTtgcccctgctgcctcctcctttccccctccctcactttTTCTAGAAGTATCGTCCTGTTCGCTtgctgaggaaaaaaacaaaacaaaacatgaaattggccctggctggtgtgacttagttgGGTGGAGCGACATCCTGTGCAGCAGAAATTAGAGGGCTTGATTCCGGGTCAggacatgcctaggttttgggtttgatcccggtGGGGGTGCAttcgggaggcaaccgattggtgtttGTCTCATACCTCAGATGtgcgtttctctctctctctctcaaatcaatacacatatatttaaaaaattaacaaacattgtattcattttcaaaaagaaagtgatgcaggcctccctgggggctcCATGGTTCTCCCTTCAAGATGTGCTTTGTAGATGCTCCACAGGTGTTATTATCCCAGACATTGCCAATTGCTTCTAATAATGGGCCCTATGCTTGGTATCATATATAATTTATCCTATGTCTACCACCGCAAACACCACTGCATTCAGCATCATTTTATGAAAGAAACTAAACCTTTTTGTGGGTCTTCTTTAAACGTATGGGATTTAGGAACATCTCAGACTGTGCCTAACGGATAAGTGCCCCTCCACTTTGTTTGTGGGCTATGGCTAGGGAATCAGCTAGAAGAAGATGGCTGACagaatctctgtgtgtgtgtgtgtgtgtgtgtgtgtgtcctcaggGTAAGTAAGATCTCTGTGTGCCTCTGTGCGCGTGTATGTATGCTTTTGTCCCCGGGGTTAGATCGTTGTTTCTTGGACTGAGCTCTATACAGGAGTGTAGTGTGGGACACAGGGCCAGAACAATGCTTGAAAGGGGCATGAAAGTTTCCCCCATTCACAGTCAATATGGCACGGGGTACTGTTATGAGGATTGGTGTAGCGTTCTTCTTTTCAGAGGCTAAAAACATTGGCAGCAGGTAAGACTGTTCGTGACTCACGGACAGACATTCTTCAGGCCTGAAGACTGATTGCAAAGGTAGTGTGTCTCCAGGGGTAAAGAACCTCCCATAGCCCTCCTCTGGCCTTCAGTCTGGTCATTCCAAACAAGTAGTCATTGGTTTTCCTACTTGGCATCTGTAATCCACTAAACACAGAGAACTCTCTGTCTAGCTGGCTGTGCCCAGTGTCAGCTCTTGCACGTTTTCTCCCTGGGTGTGAACCTCTAGGGCACTCAGCCGCCCTTAGCCCTTCCTGACAAGTACTGAGATCAGCATTATTGGTGCTTCATTTCTCATTCTCACTTTTGGGACATTTTGTGAAAAGAGAGCAGAGATATCTTTGCTGCGATATATTAGAGTGTcctcttacttgtttttaattttttctttattttgattggTTGTACAACACTTAGGCCtgagctggcacatagtaggagtgAAATAAATGGTGGATACTATCAGCTACTGGTTTTCAGAAATCTGATCCTGTCCCATCCCaccctgttttatttattcatttttcctttttatttcacccctccccaccccctccactttGGCCACTATCAGCTTGTTCTCTATACCCATGggtctgtttattcatttgttttgttttgctctta
Protein-coding regions in this window:
- the LOC128779906 gene encoding rhox homeobox family member 1-like; this translates as MDPPPVVSYYDPGLYSLWDISYEVEISSESVQGEAPEAEEEGHVEEGDPVLTDDIDCKGDIDHEGDHEGDNDQKGNVSHEGGTDHDAHGNHDVDENQERGDGGQEPGQQLAEAAHVAAPTAPAQENLRPRIRRVKFRPDQRLELESIFKDTQYPDLITRKDIARRLGTTEARVQVWFKNRRAKDWRNKKRLMLTDAPPATLNHLYFMVLAKP